Proteins from a genomic interval of Paenibacillus sp. RC334:
- a CDS encoding class III extradiol ring-cleavage dioxygenase translates to MTLPSIFVAHGSPTLALENNAYTSFLAELGASLPRPKGIVIFSAHWDSADQCIGADDQHAALHDFYGFPEQMYTLDYPAPGDPKLYEEIEHLFSQHNLFHQPVRNRGLDHGAWVVLRHIYPDADIPVVPLSIDSRRAPQEQYEIGRMLAPLREQGILIIGSGGLVHNLRTLKQTNEPADWAVQYDNWIGQQLQEWNLRHLFQYDKKAPYAKQAVPSYGIEHFSPLFYAMGAADDQRSAQKLFQSYVLGSLSLNCWAFGQERDT, encoded by the coding sequence ATGACATTACCCTCAATTTTTGTTGCGCACGGTTCACCAACACTAGCTTTAGAAAACAACGCATACACCAGCTTTCTTGCAGAGCTGGGCGCGAGCCTGCCCCGACCCAAAGGAATAGTCATTTTTTCCGCGCATTGGGATAGTGCTGATCAATGCATAGGCGCGGATGACCAGCATGCAGCGTTGCACGATTTCTATGGCTTTCCTGAACAAATGTACACACTTGATTACCCTGCACCAGGCGATCCGAAGCTGTATGAGGAGATAGAGCATCTGTTCAGTCAGCATAACCTGTTCCACCAGCCGGTACGGAACCGGGGACTGGACCATGGAGCATGGGTGGTTTTGCGGCATATATATCCTGATGCGGACATCCCGGTCGTCCCGCTCTCCATTGATTCCAGGCGCGCTCCGCAGGAGCAATACGAGATTGGGCGGATGCTGGCACCGTTGCGTGAACAGGGCATTTTGATCATCGGTAGCGGCGGATTGGTCCACAACTTGCGAACACTCAAGCAGACGAATGAGCCAGCAGATTGGGCGGTTCAATATGATAACTGGATCGGTCAGCAGCTTCAGGAATGGAATTTACGTCATTTGTTCCAATATGATAAAAAGGCTCCTTATGCCAAACAGGCGGTTCCCTCTTATGGGATAGAGCATTTTTCGCCGCTGTTTTACGCGATGGGGGCTGCGGATGACCAGCGCTCGGCGCAGAAGCTTTTTCAGTCCTATGTCCTGGGCTCACTGAGTCTCAATTGTTGGGCTTTCGGTCAAGAACGTGATACGTAA
- a CDS encoding CbiX/SirB N-terminal domain-containing protein gives MRSPGVLVISHGSRESYWVEQVDQAAAKLHLPKDMPLEVSFLETVKGRLIQNGIDRLESLGVTDLLVVPLFMSSGSTHVDEISYALGVKDTPDKETDLKPFRIKACVHFGSPVDDGEDVAHMVWDKVSPLSVNPARETILLVGHGSVHDGFFQRWERGISSLARTVQRVSSIATDYALLNPESVYDKVAYWKQERGHDVIVAPLFLSSGYFTSHIIPGRLQGLEYRYSGDPLLPHPLLTSWMNGQICELLQRMQKQD, from the coding sequence ATGCGAAGCCCTGGGGTACTGGTCATTAGCCATGGCTCAAGGGAGTCGTATTGGGTGGAACAGGTGGATCAGGCGGCCGCAAAGCTTCATTTGCCGAAGGACATGCCGTTAGAGGTTTCATTTTTGGAAACGGTGAAAGGAAGATTGATCCAGAATGGTATTGACCGTTTGGAGTCCCTAGGTGTGACAGATTTGCTGGTTGTGCCCTTATTTATGTCGTCCGGCAGCACGCATGTAGATGAGATCAGTTATGCGCTGGGAGTCAAGGATACGCCAGACAAAGAAACGGATTTGAAGCCTTTTCGGATCAAGGCGTGTGTGCATTTTGGCAGTCCGGTGGATGACGGAGAAGATGTGGCTCACATGGTTTGGGACAAGGTTAGCCCATTGTCGGTCAACCCTGCGAGAGAGACTATTTTGCTCGTGGGACATGGCAGTGTGCATGATGGCTTTTTTCAGCGCTGGGAGCGAGGGATTTCTTCGTTAGCCCGTACGGTGCAAAGGGTGAGTAGTATCGCTACGGACTACGCCTTGCTGAATCCTGAGAGTGTATATGATAAGGTAGCGTACTGGAAGCAGGAGCGGGGTCATGATGTTATTGTGGCGCCGCTTTTTTTAAGCTCGGGATATTTTACAAGTCATATCATTCCTGGACGATTACAGGGACTTGAATACCGTTATTCGGGAGATCCTCTGCTGCCGCATCCCCTGCTCACAAGCTGGATGAACGGGCAAATTTGTGAACTGCTGCAAAGAATGCAGAAGCAAGATTGA
- a CDS encoding DUF3048 domain-containing protein, with product MSGPIFNRSQWLCVMTSVLLCMTMMSCSAMSKSGESEPAPQPVKQETQPEALEPPKEPTIPAFTAPLTGLPVEQPVLERPLAIMINNAPAARPQAGLSEADMVYEVLAEGGITRLVAFFQSHGGDVKIGPVRSIRPYLIELGETYGALPIHAGGSTDAYAILQQQRKEHLDEISNGGAYFWRSKDRRPPHNLYTDVNRLRQGSESKGYAKQTVVPVYNYLKSGEASIMGDGEAVSLQIRFLLKSYKVSYTYDPSDQQYKRFVNEKSHVDQNNNKQLSAANVIVMSTRHQTLDDVGRLSVELKGGGEAMLFQQGKLIHAEWQHTPGDAIRFMKNGVEIPLVPGTSYIHVVPADVSLNEHVSVEAK from the coding sequence TTGTCCGGGCCCATTTTCAATCGAAGCCAATGGTTGTGTGTGATGACCTCGGTTTTGCTATGTATGACCATGATGTCCTGTTCTGCTATGTCCAAATCGGGTGAATCAGAACCCGCGCCCCAACCGGTTAAGCAAGAAACACAGCCGGAGGCGCTTGAGCCGCCCAAGGAACCGACTATTCCGGCATTTACAGCTCCGCTTACCGGCCTTCCGGTGGAGCAGCCTGTTCTGGAACGACCGCTTGCAATTATGATTAATAATGCTCCAGCCGCACGACCTCAGGCGGGACTTAGCGAGGCTGACATGGTATATGAAGTTCTCGCAGAAGGTGGAATTACACGTTTGGTAGCTTTTTTCCAAAGTCATGGCGGTGATGTGAAAATAGGCCCGGTCCGCAGCATCCGGCCGTATCTGATTGAGCTGGGCGAAACTTACGGGGCGTTGCCGATACACGCCGGGGGAAGTACAGATGCCTATGCGATTTTACAGCAGCAACGAAAAGAGCATCTGGATGAGATTTCGAATGGGGGAGCTTACTTCTGGAGAAGCAAGGATCGCCGTCCACCACACAATCTGTACACAGATGTGAACAGACTTCGCCAAGGAAGCGAAAGTAAAGGCTACGCCAAGCAGACGGTGGTTCCGGTATATAACTACCTTAAATCCGGTGAAGCTTCGATCATGGGGGACGGGGAGGCAGTATCTTTGCAAATCCGCTTTTTGCTTAAAAGCTACAAGGTATCTTACACCTACGATCCGTCAGATCAGCAATATAAGCGTTTTGTGAACGAAAAGTCACATGTGGATCAAAACAATAACAAGCAGCTCTCTGCGGCCAATGTCATTGTGATGAGCACCAGGCACCAAACGCTGGATGATGTAGGTCGATTGAGCGTTGAGCTTAAAGGCGGTGGAGAGGCTATGTTGTTTCAACAAGGGAAGTTGATACACGCCGAGTGGCAGCATACGCCCGGTGATGCTATTCGTTTTATGAAAAATGGAGTTGAAATTCCGTTGGTACCGGGTACATCCTATATACATGTGGTTCCGGCGGACGTTTCGCTGAACGAGCATGTAAGTGTAGAAGCAAAGTGA
- a CDS encoding DoxX family membrane protein, whose product MFNNWLRENKVAMWLLTVVRVYLGYEWMTHGLEKLTGGFDAGGFISGAIAKTGGEHPAVQGWWGSFLEAFALPNVGLFNVLIPLGEFLVGVGLLLGTLTTLAALMAMVMNFSFLFSGTVSTNAIYLLFEIFLVVAGANAGRIGLDRWVLPFLRGLFRKNKDTFPADPARKIA is encoded by the coding sequence ATGTTTAACAACTGGTTGCGTGAAAATAAAGTAGCAATGTGGCTGCTGACTGTAGTACGGGTTTATCTGGGATATGAATGGATGACCCATGGACTTGAGAAGCTGACTGGCGGATTCGATGCAGGCGGATTTATCTCGGGGGCCATTGCTAAGACAGGCGGAGAACATCCCGCTGTACAAGGCTGGTGGGGATCGTTCCTTGAAGCCTTTGCCCTACCTAATGTCGGTCTGTTCAACGTCCTGATCCCACTGGGTGAGTTCCTGGTCGGAGTTGGCCTGCTTCTTGGTACACTGACTACATTAGCTGCCTTGATGGCAATGGTCATGAACTTCTCGTTCCTATTCTCGGGCACAGTAAGCACCAATGCAATCTACCTGCTGTTTGAAATCTTCCTTGTAGTTGCTGGCGCAAACGCTGGACGGATTGGCTTGGATCGTTGGGTACTTCCCTTCCTGCGTGGACTGTTCCGTAAAAATAAAGATACCTTTCCAGCAGACCCCGCTCGAAAAATAGCTTAA
- a CDS encoding alpha/beta fold hydrolase: protein MERQIGIRFENEELAATIHYPSNPNEGDRQRRVPLVVICHGFVGNRIGVDRLFVKTARELAEGGYFVLRFDFAGCGESTGEYGKQGLESMINQTRTVLDYAVNCADIDPTKVTLIGHSLGGAVALLTAVRDKRVQNLVLWSAVGYPFNDIVKITERSVYDESVKSGQADYLGYKFTPSYFESLAQFQPFQEAVKFNGDVLVIHGTSDDIIPVDYAFLFQKVFWMRPEGRCDKEIIFQGDHTFSSGKERQRLIDRTLEWLDEQENIQRDWQHWMI from the coding sequence ATGGAACGGCAAATTGGAATTCGCTTTGAAAATGAGGAGCTGGCCGCAACAATTCATTATCCAAGCAATCCGAATGAAGGAGACCGTCAGAGACGGGTACCGCTTGTAGTGATATGCCACGGATTTGTGGGCAATCGTATCGGGGTAGATCGGTTATTCGTAAAGACTGCCCGTGAGCTTGCAGAAGGGGGATATTTTGTCCTGCGCTTTGATTTTGCAGGTTGCGGGGAAAGTACGGGTGAATACGGCAAGCAAGGGCTGGAGTCGATGATTAATCAGACACGTACCGTGCTTGATTATGCCGTGAATTGTGCAGATATCGACCCGACCAAGGTGACGCTGATCGGTCACAGTCTGGGTGGCGCGGTCGCTCTTCTCACAGCAGTACGGGACAAGAGAGTACAAAATCTGGTGCTTTGGTCTGCGGTCGGCTACCCGTTCAATGACATTGTTAAAATTACGGAGCGGAGCGTGTACGATGAGTCTGTGAAAAGCGGTCAGGCCGACTATTTGGGCTATAAGTTCACACCTTCATATTTTGAGTCGCTTGCCCAGTTCCAGCCGTTTCAGGAGGCCGTCAAGTTTAACGGCGATGTGCTCGTTATTCACGGAACCTCGGATGATATCATTCCTGTGGACTATGCATTCCTGTTCCAAAAGGTATTTTGGATGCGTCCAGAGGGACGCTGCGACAAAGAGATTATTTTTCAGGGAGACCACACCTTCTCTTCCGGTAAAGAGCGGCAGCGGTTGATCGACCGGACGCTGGAATGGCTGGATGAGCAGGAGAATATTCAGCGGGATTGGCAGCACTGGATGATCTGA
- a CDS encoding inorganic phosphate transporter, which produces MDTSLLVLGIVIFLALAFDFINGFHDTANAIATSVSTRALTPRRAIIMAAVMNFLGAILFTGVAKTIGGSVADPTKLTNGIDIVIATLIAAIIWNLLTWWFGIPSSSSHALIGALAGAVYVGAGSEKLNWSGFIGIVEGLIFSPLIAFVIGYIVMMILKYIFARRSPHTVNKGFRTMQVITAALQSFTHGTNDAQKAMGIITFALVSAGYQDHLEVPMWVKISAATAMALGTSIGGWKIIKTMGTKIFKIEPINGFAADISGASVIFTATLLHLPVSTTHAITSAILGVGSAKRFSAVRWSLAGRIVITWVITIPISALLAGLIFKILF; this is translated from the coding sequence ATGGATACAAGTTTACTGGTATTGGGTATTGTTATTTTTCTTGCTCTGGCATTTGATTTTATTAACGGTTTTCATGATACGGCGAACGCTATCGCAACCTCGGTATCTACCCGTGCGTTGACGCCGCGTCGTGCGATTATTATGGCTGCGGTCATGAACTTTCTGGGAGCCATATTGTTTACAGGGGTTGCCAAGACGATTGGTGGCAGTGTCGCTGACCCTACCAAGCTTACGAACGGGATTGATATCGTCATTGCGACACTGATCGCAGCGATTATCTGGAATCTGCTCACATGGTGGTTCGGTATTCCTTCATCCTCTTCCCACGCCTTGATTGGTGCGCTGGCCGGGGCTGTGTATGTAGGTGCGGGATCAGAGAAATTGAACTGGAGCGGCTTCATCGGGATTGTTGAGGGACTTATTTTCTCCCCGCTGATTGCTTTTGTAATTGGTTATATTGTAATGATGATTTTAAAATACATCTTCGCTCGTCGCAGTCCGCATACGGTGAACAAAGGTTTTCGCACGATGCAGGTCATTACAGCAGCGCTTCAATCGTTCACGCACGGTACGAATGATGCCCAAAAGGCAATGGGGATTATCACATTTGCACTCGTTTCGGCGGGTTATCAGGATCATCTTGAAGTGCCGATGTGGGTTAAAATTTCGGCCGCAACAGCAATGGCGCTCGGTACGTCCATTGGGGGCTGGAAGATCATCAAGACGATGGGCACCAAGATTTTTAAAATCGAGCCGATCAATGGCTTCGCCGCTGATATTTCCGGAGCTTCGGTTATTTTCACAGCCACACTGCTTCATTTACCAGTAAGTACCACTCATGCCATTACTTCGGCTATTTTGGGTGTTGGTTCTGCGAAGCGTTTTTCCGCTGTGCGTTGGTCGCTGGCTGGTCGCATTGTCATTACTTGGGTTATTACTATCCCAATTTCTGCTTTACTAGCAGGTTTGATTTTCAAAATTCTTTTCTAG
- a CDS encoding amino acid ABC transporter ATP-binding protein: MGKIIVKNLKKSYGSNEVLKGIDMQVQEGEVVCVIGPSGSGKSTFLRCMNMLEEITAGEVIVDDYNLSDKSVDINKVRENIGMVFQHFNLFPHMTVLKNIMFAPTELGKQSKAEARETAMKLLERVGLSDKADALPGQLSGGQKQRVAIARALAMNPDIMLFDEPTSALDPEMVGEVLGVMNDLAREGMTMMIVTHEMGFAREVSDRVVFMDGGYIVEEGTPQEVFGNPQNERTISFLEKVL; the protein is encoded by the coding sequence GTGGGTAAAATTATCGTCAAGAACCTGAAAAAAAGCTATGGCAGTAACGAGGTGCTGAAAGGCATTGATATGCAAGTGCAGGAAGGTGAGGTTGTCTGCGTCATTGGCCCCTCGGGTTCAGGGAAAAGCACGTTTTTGCGTTGTATGAATATGCTGGAGGAAATTACAGCAGGCGAGGTCATCGTGGATGACTACAACTTGAGTGACAAGAGCGTGGACATTAACAAGGTCCGTGAAAATATAGGCATGGTGTTTCAGCATTTCAACCTGTTTCCGCATATGACGGTGCTCAAGAACATTATGTTTGCGCCAACAGAATTGGGGAAACAGTCCAAGGCAGAGGCCCGGGAGACGGCCATGAAGCTGCTGGAGCGTGTGGGCTTGTCCGATAAGGCAGATGCCTTGCCAGGACAGTTGTCCGGCGGTCAAAAGCAGCGCGTGGCGATTGCACGCGCGCTGGCAATGAACCCGGATATTATGCTGTTCGACGAGCCGACCTCGGCGCTTGATCCTGAAATGGTCGGAGAAGTGCTCGGCGTCATGAATGATCTGGCCCGTGAAGGTATGACGATGATGATCGTGACGCATGAGATGGGTTTTGCACGCGAAGTAAGCGACCGTGTCGTGTTCATGGACGGAGGCTACATCGTCGAGGAAGGAACGCCACAAGAGGTATTCGGTAATCCGCAAAATGAGCGGACGATTAGTTTCTTGGAGAAAGTATTGTAA
- a CDS encoding tyrosine protein kinase — translation MPGNYYHRRPQQRSLSDPYNSSSYPGLDTYSDVPQVDSSGIVPYEAPSSITESAVVVTPDPVPAKGGLLGGLGNLGNLPNLGEIKGIIDRMGGIDGIVATFGKVQKVMSSVQQFAPMAKLIMGALPAFGKSASKNSATELTEELDEYTPPRTRRKKTQRKSTTTPRKRPRKRKRK, via the coding sequence ATGCCTGGAAACTACTATCATCGGAGGCCGCAACAGCGTTCCCTTTCCGATCCGTATAATTCCTCTTCATATCCGGGACTCGACACGTACAGCGATGTTCCGCAAGTCGATTCCTCCGGAATCGTGCCTTATGAGGCACCATCAAGTATTACAGAATCCGCCGTCGTGGTCACACCTGATCCGGTCCCGGCCAAAGGAGGACTGCTCGGCGGTCTCGGCAACCTTGGTAACCTTCCCAATCTCGGCGAAATTAAAGGCATCATTGACCGTATGGGCGGTATTGACGGGATTGTCGCTACTTTCGGCAAGGTACAAAAGGTCATGTCCAGCGTGCAGCAATTTGCGCCAATGGCGAAGCTGATTATGGGCGCGCTCCCAGCATTCGGAAAATCCGCGAGCAAAAATTCTGCAACGGAACTCACCGAGGAATTGGATGAATACACACCACCGCGCACACGCCGGAAAAAGACACAGCGCAAAAGCACTACGACCCCGCGCAAACGTCCGCGCAAGCGCAAAAGAAAGTAG
- a CDS encoding YerC/YecD family TrpR-related protein — MQLKKLNDKSIDQLFEAILTLKNLEECYVFFDDLCTINEIQSLSQRLEVARMLGKGSTYNQIEAETGASTATISRVKRCLNYGNDGYKLTLERLGR, encoded by the coding sequence ATGCAGCTCAAAAAGCTTAATGATAAAAGTATTGATCAATTGTTCGAAGCCATCCTAACTCTAAAAAATTTGGAAGAGTGCTATGTATTCTTCGATGATTTGTGCACGATTAATGAAATTCAGTCCCTCTCTCAACGTTTGGAAGTTGCCCGTATGCTGGGTAAAGGTAGTACGTATAACCAGATTGAAGCAGAGACGGGTGCCAGTACAGCTACGATTTCACGTGTTAAACGTTGCCTGAACTACGGTAATGACGGGTATAAATTGACACTTGAGCGTCTGGGGCGCTAA
- a CDS encoding amino acid ABC transporter substrate-binding protein/permease: MICLFFVVALAGNFGVVAHAENKTKYDIGTDTTFAPFEFEDVDGKFVGIDMDLLAAIARDQNFDYTIKPLGFNAAVQALETNQVDGVIAGMSITDERKQKFDFSEPYFDSGVVMAVRKDNDTIKRYEDLKGQRVAVKTGTEGYTFAESIKAKYGFTTVPFDDSSQMYDEVKTGNSVACFDDYPVLAYGVTQNNGLKLVTDKEKGGSYGFAVNKGKNQELVEKFNAGLVNLRNSGEYDKIMSKYLGESGKGAAPVERGRWELISASLPSLIKGMGNTLLYTLVSLLVAFVLGLVFGFMKVSHNKLFRGIATVFVDVFRGIPLIVLAFFIYFGIPQALDFKMPLFVAAVLTLSLNAGAYVTEIIRGGIQSIDPGQMEAARSLGLPYRTAMLKIILPQAVKIMIPSFINQLVITLKDTSILSVIGLVELTQSGKIIIARTFQSFDIWLVVAVMYLIVITVLTKISNRLEGRVRRG; encoded by the coding sequence ATGATTTGTCTGTTTTTTGTGGTTGCCCTGGCCGGTAATTTTGGCGTAGTGGCACATGCAGAAAACAAAACAAAATATGATATCGGCACGGATACAACGTTCGCGCCTTTTGAGTTTGAAGATGTAGATGGTAAATTTGTCGGAATCGACATGGATCTGCTGGCTGCTATTGCCAGGGATCAGAATTTTGACTATACCATCAAGCCTCTTGGCTTTAATGCGGCAGTGCAGGCACTTGAAACGAATCAAGTGGACGGCGTTATTGCCGGGATGAGTATTACAGATGAACGTAAGCAAAAATTTGATTTTTCTGAACCGTATTTTGATTCAGGTGTCGTCATGGCGGTCCGTAAGGATAATGATACGATTAAGCGCTATGAGGACCTGAAAGGGCAGCGTGTCGCTGTCAAAACGGGAACAGAAGGGTACACGTTCGCGGAGTCCATTAAGGCCAAATATGGCTTTACTACGGTTCCGTTCGATGATTCCTCTCAAATGTACGATGAGGTTAAGACTGGAAACTCAGTTGCATGTTTTGATGATTATCCGGTGCTGGCATACGGAGTGACACAGAATAATGGACTCAAGCTTGTGACGGATAAGGAAAAAGGTGGTTCATACGGTTTCGCTGTCAATAAAGGCAAAAACCAGGAACTGGTGGAGAAATTTAATGCAGGGCTTGTGAATCTTCGCAACAGCGGGGAATATGACAAAATCATGTCCAAGTATCTGGGCGAATCCGGTAAAGGTGCGGCACCTGTTGAACGTGGGCGCTGGGAACTCATTTCCGCTTCCCTGCCTTCGCTGATCAAAGGAATGGGAAATACGCTGCTGTATACACTTGTATCCCTGCTGGTAGCTTTTGTGCTGGGTCTGGTGTTCGGCTTTATGAAGGTGAGTCACAATAAACTGTTCCGTGGTATTGCAACAGTTTTTGTCGATGTATTCCGTGGTATTCCGCTGATCGTACTTGCTTTCTTTATTTACTTTGGGATTCCGCAGGCACTGGATTTTAAAATGCCGCTCTTTGTCGCGGCTGTACTGACGTTGTCTCTCAATGCGGGAGCTTATGTGACGGAGATCATCCGTGGCGGTATTCAGTCCATTGATCCGGGACAAATGGAAGCGGCTCGTTCTCTTGGGTTGCCATACCGGACGGCTATGCTCAAAATCATTTTGCCGCAGGCTGTGAAAATCATGATCCCGTCGTTTATCAATCAGTTGGTTATTACGTTGAAGGATACTTCGATTTTGTCTGTTATTGGCCTGGTCGAATTGACCCAATCGGGTAAGATTATTATTGCGCGGACGTTCCAATCCTTTGATATTTGGCTGGTGGTTGCGGTGATGTATCTTATCGTCATTACAGTCCTGACCAAAATTTCCAACCGCCTTGAAGGGAGAGTTCGCCGTGGGTAA
- a CDS encoding DUF47 family protein, translating to MRLKKKDIFFETLENMADTIVQAADYFAQHTSNLQDVVLFTNEMKKYENKCDDYTHTIITELNKTFITPLERDDIMELTTTMDDVLDGLEATASRFYMYNITEPDEYIVQFADILRQSAYEIQKAVHLLSQKKLLAIREYTIRLNDLENQGDELLRICIKNLFATVTDPIELIKRKELYERLETTTDSCEDVANMLESIIMRNS from the coding sequence ATGAGATTGAAGAAAAAGGATATATTCTTCGAGACGTTGGAAAATATGGCAGATACAATCGTGCAAGCAGCTGATTATTTTGCCCAACATACTTCAAATCTTCAAGATGTGGTTCTGTTTACTAATGAAATGAAGAAGTATGAAAATAAGTGTGATGATTACACACACACGATTATTACTGAGCTGAACAAGACCTTCATTACGCCGCTGGAACGCGACGATATCATGGAACTGACAACGACCATGGATGATGTGCTGGACGGTCTGGAAGCGACAGCCTCTCGTTTTTATATGTACAACATTACGGAGCCGGACGAGTATATTGTGCAGTTCGCTGATATTTTGCGTCAGTCGGCTTATGAAATTCAGAAGGCTGTACATTTGCTTTCACAGAAGAAGCTGCTGGCCATCCGTGAATACACCATTCGCCTGAATGATTTGGAAAATCAGGGGGATGAGCTGTTGCGTATTTGCATCAAAAACCTGTTTGCAACTGTAACTGATCCCATTGAACTGATTAAACGCAAAGAATTGTACGAACGCCTTGAAACGACAACGGATTCATGCGAGGATGTTGCAAATATGCTGGAATCCATCATTATGCGTAACTCGTAA
- the corA gene encoding magnesium/cobalt transporter CorA, whose protein sequence is MIRTLVIGHDHQVTVGLPLEQIVMEDYIWMWVDFSEPTDHESELLTSYFHFHPLAVEDCLHVLQRPKLDYYEDVQFLVVHALDVDTLDAEEVDMFISSRFLVTYHHHELEELDQAWERIVQHANERKIWSRGPLAAAYTVVDKLVDNYFPSLFMIEDELAELEGLGGRESVEDLMKQVFALRGRLLKLRRTIVPMRDLMYRVLNSQHVQGKGEHMAYFTDIYDHLLKLTDMLEADREMTADLRDSYISLNSNRMNSIMKTLTVITTVFMPLTLIAGIYGMNFSYMPELGWKYGYFGVLFFMFILSAAMVIWFMRRGWFK, encoded by the coding sequence GTGATACGTACATTGGTTATAGGCCATGATCATCAGGTGACGGTGGGGCTGCCACTGGAGCAGATCGTCATGGAGGATTATATATGGATGTGGGTGGATTTTAGCGAGCCTACCGATCATGAATCAGAGCTTCTGACGAGTTATTTCCATTTTCATCCGTTGGCTGTGGAGGATTGTTTGCATGTTCTGCAACGTCCGAAACTGGACTATTATGAGGATGTGCAGTTTCTGGTGGTACATGCGCTGGATGTAGATACATTGGATGCGGAAGAAGTGGATATGTTCATTAGCAGCCGTTTCTTGGTGACATACCATCATCATGAACTGGAGGAGCTGGATCAGGCTTGGGAACGGATTGTCCAGCATGCCAATGAACGCAAAATTTGGTCGCGTGGGCCGCTGGCTGCGGCTTATACGGTGGTGGACAAGCTGGTGGATAACTATTTCCCGAGTTTGTTCATGATTGAGGATGAGCTGGCAGAGCTGGAGGGCCTGGGCGGGCGTGAATCGGTGGAGGACTTGATGAAGCAGGTATTTGCTCTGCGAGGCAGGCTGCTCAAGCTGCGCCGTACAATTGTGCCGATGCGGGATTTGATGTACAGGGTCCTTAATTCGCAGCATGTGCAGGGAAAAGGGGAGCATATGGCCTATTTTACGGATATTTATGACCATCTGCTGAAGCTGACCGACATGCTGGAGGCCGACCGCGAGATGACAGCCGACCTGAGAGACAGTTATATTTCGCTAAATTCCAACCGTATGAATTCAATCATGAAGACACTGACCGTCATTACGACTGTTTTTATGCCCTTGACGCTGATTGCGGGTATCTATGGTATGAATTTTTCGTATATGCCCGAGCTGGGCTGGAAATATGGTTATTTTGGAGTGCTGTTCTTTATGTTCATATTAAGTGCAGCGATGGTAATCTGGTTTATGCGTCGGGGCTGGTTCAAATAA
- a CDS encoding GNAT family N-acetyltransferase → MKIRTARQEDIPALAYLMEELGYPTSVEDMKQRYDRIASNPDYHTLVAEIEGEVVGMVGLHYDIFYERNEDYARIVVFVMDSKHRNKGIGKALNQEVEAWAKEKGLVAIALNSGNRSERQDAHQFYRRLGYEATSTGFVKLIEA, encoded by the coding sequence TTGAAGATCAGGACTGCTAGACAAGAGGATATTCCGGCGTTGGCTTATTTAATGGAGGAGCTTGGTTATCCTACATCAGTTGAAGATATGAAGCAGAGATATGATCGTATCGCTTCTAATCCTGACTATCATACCCTGGTTGCTGAAATTGAAGGGGAAGTGGTTGGGATGGTTGGGCTACACTATGATATCTTTTATGAAAGAAATGAAGATTATGCGCGTATCGTTGTTTTTGTGATGGATTCGAAACATCGTAATAAAGGCATCGGCAAGGCGCTAAATCAGGAAGTGGAAGCTTGGGCAAAAGAAAAAGGTTTGGTTGCCATTGCTTTGAACAGCGGTAATCGGAGTGAGCGACAGGATGCGCATCAATTTTATCGACGGTTAGGCTATGAAGCGACAAGCACAGGCTTTGTGAAATTAATTGAAGCATAG